The following proteins come from a genomic window of Carassius carassius chromosome 10, fCarCar2.1, whole genome shotgun sequence:
- the LOC132151926 gene encoding protein Dr1, translating to MASSSGNDDDLTIPRAAINKMIKETLPNVRVANDARELVVNCCTEFIHLVSSEANEICNKSEKKTISPEHVINALESLGFGSYIAEVKDVLQECKTVALKRRKASSRLENLGIPEEELLRQQQELFAKARQQQAELAQQEWLQMQQAAQQAQLAAASASAAQQAGSSQDEDEEDDM from the exons ATGGCCTCTTCATCGGGCAACGACGATGACCTCACGATCCCGAGGGCGGCGATCaataaaatgattaaagaaaCACTTCCCAATGTGCGAGTGGCGAACGACGCCAGAGAGCTGGTGGTGAACTGCTGCACAGAGTTCATTCACCTCGTCTCATCCGAGGCCAACGAGATCTGCAATAAATCCGAGAAGAAGACTATATCCCCAGAACATGTTATAAACG cGCTTGAAAGTCTAGGTTTTGGGTCATATATCGCAGAAGTAAAAGATGTTCTGCAAGAGTGTAAAACAGTAGCACTTAAACGGAGGAAAGCCAGCTCTCGACTAGAGAACCTTGGCATCCCTGAGGAAGAACTTCTCCGTCAACAGCAGGAGTTATTTGCCAAG GCACGGCAGCAGCAGGCCGAGCTGGCTCAGCAGGAGTGGTTACAGATGCAGCAGGCCGCCCAGCAGGCACAGCTAGCGGCCGCTTCAGCCAGCGCTGCTCAGCAGGCCGGATCTTCCCaggatgaagatgaagaggaTGACATGTGA